In Bordetella genomosp. 11, the sequence GATGTTTGCCGCGCCGGCCGCGGCGCTGTTCCTGGCGTTCTGGCTGTTGCCCATGGCGCGCCTGGCGGCCACGGGCTTCGCGGTGCGCGACGGCGCCAGCGCGTACTGGACGGTGATTACGCACGCGCAGTACTGGCGCAGCCTGTTCAACACGGCGGCGCTGTCGCTGGCCGCGTCGCTGGCCACGCTGGCCATCGCCTTGCCCGTCGGGCGCTTCCTGGCCGCCCATCCGCGCTTCGCGGGGCGTGGCGCCCTGATGGGGATGCTGACGTTTCCGCTGGCTTTTCCCGGCGTGGTCGTGGGCTTCCTGATCATCCTCCTGGCGGGGCGCCAGGGCCTGGCCAGCACGGTTTCGCGCTGGCTGACCGGCCAGCCGCTGGTCTTCGCCTATGGCATGGCCGGCCTGTTCCTGGGTTATCTGTACTTTTCCCTGCCGCGCACCATCGGCATGGTGGCGGCCGCCGCGTCGCAGATCGACCCCGCCATGCGCGAGGCCGCCGCGACCCTCGGCGCCGGCGGCTGGCGGCGGTTCGCGGACGTGGAGCTGCCTGCCTTGCGGCCGGCCCTGGCCGCCGCGGGGGCCATGTGCTTCGCCACCAGCATGGGCGCGTTCGGTACCGTGTTCACGCTCGGTACGCAGATCGACGTGCTGCCCGTGACCATCTACAACGAGTTCACCAACTACGCCAACATCCCCGTGGCGGCCGCCTTGTCCATCGTGTTGGGCGGTGTGACATGGGCCATCCTGTACGTGGCGCACAGCGTCTCCGGCGAGCGCGCCGGCGCGGGAGCGTAAGCATGCGATCCTCCGCCGTGGAATTCCGCCTGGGCCTGTCCGCGACACTGGTCGTGGCCGCTTTCCTTATCGGGCCGGTCATTATGTCGATGCTCGCGGGACTGACGCGCAATGCCTTCATCGGCGTGTCCAGCGGCCTGACGTTGCGCTGGGTGGCGCAGGTATGGGACCTGTATTCGGATACGGTGTGGCGCTCGCTGGCGGTGGCGCTGGCCACGCTGGCCGTATGCCTGGTGGTCGGCGTGCCGGCGGCCTGGGCCCTGGCCACGCATCGCGGACGCCTGGCCGGTGTTTTCGAATCGCTGCTGACCTTGCCCGTGGCCGTGCCCGGATTGGCCACCGCGCTCGCGCTGATCGTGTCGTGGGGCAGCGTCGGCGGCCTGCGTGGCAGCGTCGCGTTCATCGTGATCGGACATGTGCTGTTCACGCTGCCCTTCATGGTGCGCGCGGCCAAGGCCAGCATGGCGCTGGCCGGCCTGGCCACGCTGGACGAGGCCGCCGCCACGCTCGGCGCCTCGCGCGCGCGCCGCTTTTTCGACATCGTCGTACCCAACGCCATGCCCGGCATCCTGACCGGCGCGCTGACCGTGCTGACCTTATCGGTCGGCGAATTCAATCTGACCTGGTTGCTGCATACCCCCCTGACCAAGACCCTGCCCGTCGGCCTTGCCGACAGCTACGCGTCGATGCGCCTGGAGGTGGGCTCGGCCTATACGCTGGTATTCCTGCTGATGATCATGCCCCTGCTGCTTGGCCTGCAATGGTTCGCGGGCCGCGCCACCGCCAACGGCAATGCGGACCCGCGCCGCGCACCGGCCGTTTCGCCCGCTCTCCAGGCCAGGGAGGCGCCATGATCGCATCGGAAAAGAAAGCCGCCGCGGTCATGGCGGAACGCGCGCACGTTGCGGCCGCCGCGCACAAGGTACCCGCGATGGCGCCGCCCGTCGCCATCACCCTGAGCCAGTGCGCGAAGACCTGGCCGGATGGCACGCGTGCCCTGTATCCCATCGACCTGCGTGTCGAAGGCGGCAGCACGCTGGCCTTGCTGGGGCCATCGGGCTGCGGCAAGACGACGTTGTTGCGCATGATGTGCGGACTGGAAGCGCCCGACGCGGGTGGCAGTATCCGCTTCGATGACGAAGATGTCACGGCGCAGCCGCCGCAGGCGCGCGGCGTCGGCGTCGTCTTCCAGAACTATGCCCTGTTTCCCAACATGACCGTGGCCGGCAACGTGGGCTACGGCCTGCGCGTGCGCGGCATGGCGTCCGCGGCCCGCGATGTCCGCGTACGGCAAATGCTGGACCTGGTTCGGCTGGGGGACTACGCCGATCGCCGCATCGGCCAGCTGTCCGGAGGACAGCGCCAGCGCGTTGCCCTGGCGCGCGCGCTGGCCATCCAGCCGCGCGTTCTTCTGCTGGATGAGCCCCTGACCGCGCTGGACGCCAAACTGCGCGAGCAGCTGCGTGTCGAGCTGGCGCAACTGTTGCGCGAGCTGGCGATCACCACGGTCATCGTCACGCACGACCAGGAAGAGGCCATGATGCTGGGCGACCGCATCGCCGTGATGTCGGAGGGCCGGCTCGAGCAGACCGGTACGGCGGAAGCGCTGTATCGCGCGCCCGCCACTGCCTTCGTCGGCGGCTTCCTGGGCACGCTATGCCGCGTCAAGGCGGCGACCGCCGAAGGTTTTCTGATCGCGGGCGGCGCCGACATCGCCTTCCGTCCGCACGAAGCCCAACTGCTGCCCGCGCGCGATAGCGCCCTGGGCGCCCGCATCGTCGCGCGCTTCTTCCTGGGCGCGTCCATCCGCCTGGAAGTCCTGTTGGACGACGGGCAAGGTTTTTCGGTGGTGGCGCCCGCCGACAGCGCGCATGCCGTCGGCGACCGCGTCGCCGTCCGTCTGGCGCGCCCGCTGGCGGGGTGAGACGCCGCCATTCCTTTCGGCCACATCGCCGCCTCGTTACTCCGCCACACCGCCACACCGCCACACCGCCACACCGCACATTCGACACGACATGCTTATTGCCCAGCTCAGCGATCTCCATATCCGCCTGCCCGGCCAGAAGGCCTATCGCGTGGTCGCCACCGATACCTTCCTGCCGCCGGCCATCGCCGCCATCAACGCCCAGCGGCCCAGGCCGGATGTCGTCATCATTTCCGGCGACCTCACGGACTTCGGCCGTCCCGCCGAGTACGCCCACCTGAAGGGCATGCTCGACGAGCTGGACATGCCCTACCTGCTGCTGCCCGGCAACCACGACGATCGCGACACGCTGGCGAACGTCTTCGTCGGCCATCCCTCGCTGCGCGGCTGCGACGGCTATGCCCAGTACGTCGTGGACGACTATCCCGTGCGCATCGTCGTGCTGGACACCGTCGTCCCCGGCCATAGCCACGGCATCCTGTGCGAGCGGCGCCTGTCCTGGCTGGCCGGCCGCCTGGCCGAGCAACCGGCGCGGCCGACGGTGCTGGTCATGCATCATCCGCCCTTCGATACCGGCATCGGGCATATGGATGCGATCGGTCTGCTGCAAGGCGCGGAAGCGCTGGCGCGCATCGTCGGCAGGCACGGCAATATCGAAAGAATCCTGTGCGGCCATCTGCACCGCAGCATCCATCGCCGCTTCGCGGGAACGATCGCATCGACCTGCCCCAGCCCCGCGCACCAGGTGGCGCTGGACTTGCGTCCGGACGCGCCCTCGGCATTCATGATGGAACCGCCGGCCTACATGCTGCATGAGTGGCGCGACGGCGCCCTGGTCAGCCACGTGGCCTACATCGGCCCCTATCCCGGCCCCTATCCGTTTCACGAGGGCGGGGAGCTGATCGACGAATAATGGAGTGCCATCGTTCCGTCATGTTCGCACTGCACAATGAAAAGGATTTCATTTGCAGTCACAATAGGCCCGCCGCAGCCTGACGCCGAGGGGACATGGCAGCCATCGTTCTGGAACAGTTGACGAAGCGGTACGCGGATACCGCCGCGATCCACGACATCGATATCGTTGTGCCGGCCGGCAGCTTCACGGTCCTGCTGGGACCGTCCGGCTGCGGCAAGTCGACCACGCTGCGCATGATCGCCGGCCTGGATACGCCGACTTCCGGCCGCATCGTCATCGGCGGGGACGACGTCACGCACCTGCCGCCCGCGCGCCGCCGCATCGCCATGGTGTTCCAGTCGTACGCGCTGTTCCCGCACCTGACCGTGCGCGAGAACATCCTGTTCGGCCTGAAGGTGCGCAAGGAACCGCGGGCGGACTACGCCAGGCGCCTGGCGCGGGTGGCGGACCTGCTGGGCCTGGAAAAACTGCTGGGCCGCAAGCCCGCGCAACTGTCCGGCGGACAGCAGCAGCGCGTCGCGCTCGGCCGGGCGGTGATTTCCGAGGCGCCGGTATGCCTGATGGACGAACCGCTGTCCAACCTGGACGCGCAGCTGCGCCACGATATGCGCCGCGAGATCCGTTCGCTGCAGCGGCAGCTGGGCATCACCATGGTCTACGTCACGCACGACCAGACCGAGGCCATGAGCATGGCCGACCAGATCGTCCTGCTGAGCAACGGCGCGGTGGAACAGCGCGACACCCCGGATGGCCTGTACGCGCGCCCCGCCACGGAGTTCGCCGCCCGCTTCATCGGCACGCCGCCCATGAACCTGCTGATGCTGGACAACCTGAACGGCGTCCGCGTGCTGGCAGGCACCGGCGGGCCGGCGGTTGCCGGCGCGCCCGCCAACGCCGCCCGCCTGGGGGTGCGGCCGGAGCATATCCGCCTGTCCGACCAGGGCCGTCCCGCCGTCGTGCAAGGCGTCGAGTACTTCGGCGCCGACTCCATCGTTACCTGCGCCGTGGGCGCCAGCGCCGGTATTGCCGTGCGCCTGACCGGGCACGCCACGGCGGCCGCGGGCGATGCCGTCAGGCTGGATTGGGCGCCGCAACACCAGCATTTCTTCGATGCGAAGGGCGCCGCCCTACGGCCGTCATGATCGCGCGGCAGGATGTTCCCCGTTTTTCCCATGTTCCTTTCCAGGAAGCCACTATGCGACGCACCGTATTGAAAAGCCTTGCCGCCGTCATGGCCGGCGCGCTGTTTGCCCTGCCCGTCCACGCCCAGCAGCCGGTGGACGTGGAGTTCTATTACCCGGTGGCGGTAGGCGGCCCCATCACCAAGATCATCGACGGCATGGTGGCGGACTTCCACAAGGAAAATCCCGACATCAACATCAAGCCCGTCTACGCCGGCACCTACCAGGACTCCATCGCCAAGGTGCTGACCGCGATGAAGGGCGGCCAGCCGCCGCAGCTTGCGGTGCTGCTGTCCACCGATATGTTCACCCTGATCGACGAGGACGCCATCGTGCCCATCGACGGGCTGGTGGGCGATGCGGCCGGCAAGGCATGGCTGGGCGGCTTCTATGACGCCTTCATGCAGAACAGCCGTAGCGGCGGCCACGTGTGGGGCGTGCCGTTCCAGCGCTCCACCATCGTCATGTACTACAACAAGGATCTGTTCAAGGCCGCGGGCCTGGATCCCGAGCACCCGCCGGCGACCTGGCAGGAACTGGTGGATGCTTCGGTCAAGCTCACCAGGAAGGACGCGTCCGGCAACGTCACGCAATGGGGCCTGGAAATTCCGTCCGGCGGCGCTTTCGCCTATTGGCTGTTCCAGGCGCTGACCACGCCCAACAATGCGATCCTGATGAACGAGGCCGGCAACCAGGTCATGCTGGACAAGCCCGCCGTCGTGGAGGCCGCGCAGTTCTGGCGCGATCTGTCCGCCAAGCATGGGGCGATGCCCTCGGGCACCATCGACTGGGGCACCACGCCCAAGGACTTCCTGGAGAAGAAAGCGGCCATCATATGGACCACGACGGGTAACCTGACCAACATCCGGGCCAACGCCACCTTCCCGTTCGGCGTGGCCATGATGCCCAAGAAGGTGCGCGGCGGCAGCCCCACCGGCGGCGGCAACTTCTACATCTTCAAGAGCGGTACGCCGGCCCAGCAGAAGGCCGCGCTGAAGTTCGCGCAGTGGGCGACCTCGCCGGAACGCGCGGCCGAATGGAGCATCGCCACCGGCTATGTCGCGGTGACGCCGGCGGCCTGGGAAACGCCCAAGATGAAGCAGTACGCGCAGCAGGTGCCCGCCGCCGCGGTGGCGCGCGACCAGCTGGCGGTCAGCGTGGCGGAGTTTTCCACCCATGAGAACCAGCGCGTCACCAAAGTGCTGAACGACGCGCTGCAGGCCGTCCTGACCGGCGCGAAGCCGGCGCAGCAGGCCTTGAGCGACGCGCAGCGCGAGGCGGACCGCATCCTGCGGCCCTATCGATGAATCCGCGCGTCGCGCCCGGGATGAAGGCGGTATACGGCTGGCTGCTGCTGTTGCCGGCCCTGGTGCTGCTGGCCGCCTTTACCCACTATCCCGCGGTCGCGACGCTGTGGCACAGCTTCTTTTCCACGCCCAAGGGCCGTCGTCCCGCGGTCTTCGTGGGCCTGGACAACTACCAGGCGATGCGCGAGGACCCGGTGTTCTGGCAGGCCCTGTGGAACAATCTGTGGTTCGCGCTCGGCACCATTCCGACGTCGGTGGCGCTGGCCTTGGCGATGGCGCTGTGGGTCAATCGAAACCTGGCCGGGCGCGGCTTTCTTCGGCTGTCCTATTTCACGCCCACGGTGCTGCCCATGGTCGCCGTGGCGAATATCTGGCTGTTCTTCTACACCCCGCAGTACGGCCTGATCGCGCAAGTCCTCCAGGTATTCGGCCTGCCGGGCGTCAACTGGCTGGGCTCGCGCGAAACCGCCTTGCCCGCCTTGATGGTGGTGTCGGTCTGGAAGGAGGCGGGCTTCTTCATGATCTTCTACCTGGCCGCGCTGCAAGGCGTTTCACCCTCGCTGCGCGAGGCCGCCATGCTGGAGGGCGCATCGCGCTGGCAGTACTTCAGCCGCGTGCTATGGCCGCTGCTCATGCCCACCACGCTGTTCGTACTGATCAACGCCTTGATCAACGCCTTCCGCCTGGTCGACCATGTCGTGGTGATGACGCGCGGCGGTCCCGACAATGCCAGCACGCTGCTGCTGTTCTATATCTTCCAGGTGGGCTTCAGCTTCTGGGATACCGCCTATGCCGCCACCCTGACCGTCGTCCTGCTGGCCGTGCTGGGCCTGGCGGCATTGCTGAAATTCCGTTGGTTGGACAAGAGGACGCACTACCAATGAAGGTCGCTCCTGCTCCCCCGATCAGGAAAATCCGGGCCGCCACGCCGGGTGAACGCACCCGGCCGGCGGCGATGCGGCCCCCCCGGCTGGGCACCGTGCTGGACACGGCGGGTGCGTGGCTGCTGGGCATACTTTGGATCCTGCCGTTGCTCTATGCGGTCTGGGCCGCGATCCATCCACCCGCCTATGCCACCCGCTTCGATCTGTTCGCGCCGCTGACGCTGGAGAACTTCGCGCGCGCCTGGGACGCCGCGCCGTTTCCGCGCTACTTTTTGAACACCTTCTTCCTGGTCACCATGGTGTTGGCGGCGCAACTCGTGCTGTCCACCATGGCCGGCTATGCCTTCGCCCGTTTCGATTTCCGCGGCCGCGACTTCGTCTTCATGCTGGTCCTGCTGCAGTTGATGGTCATGCCCGATGTGCTGATCGTCGAAAACTACCGCACCATGACGTGGCTGGGCATACGCGATACCGTGTTCGCCATCGGCCTGCCGTACTTCGCGTCGGCATTCGGCATCTTCCTCTTGCGGCAGACTTTCAAGACCATTCCGCGCGAACTGGAAGAGGCCGCGCGCGTGGAGGGCGCCAACGGTTGGCAGATCCTGATGAAGGTGTATGTGCCGCTGGCCCGGCCCACGTACATCGCCTACGGGCTGGTATCGGTGAGCTACCACTGGAACAATTTCCTGTGGCCGCTGATCATCACGAATTCCGTCAACACCCGTCCGCTGACGGTCGGTCTGCAGGTGTTTTCCTCTTCCGACCAGGGCATAGATTGGTCGGTCATTACCGCGGCGACGCTGCTGTCCGCCGCGCCGCTGCTGATCGCTTTCCTGTTGTTCCAGCGGCAGTTCGTGCAATCCTTCCTGCGCGCCGGTATCCGCTGAAAAAAAAACCGCCAGCATGTCGCGCTGGCGGTTCTGGCTTGGCCCGCCGGTGCGGCGGTATCGCGGCCCCGGCGTTCGATCGGTGGCGAGGCCGGCCTCAGGCCGTGACGGCCTCCGCCTGCGCCGTGTCCCGCGCACCCGCATTGTCCTTCACGTGCCGGTTGATGGCGCACAGCACGGCCTGGAACGACGCGGTCACGATATCGCGGTCCACGCCCACGCCGAAGCCCGTCGCGGAATCGCCCACGCGTACTTCGATATAGCTGGCCGCCCGCGTGTCCGAGCCGGCGCCGATCGCATGTTCGTGATAGTCCATGACGCGTGCCGGCATGCCCAGCGCCGCCACGAAGGCCGAGATCGCGCCGTTGCCTTCCCCGGTGATCGTGCGCCGCTGGCCGTCGACCTCGACGTCCGCTTCCACGCGGAAATGCTTGGACTCCGCCGCGGCCGGATCGCCGGTGATGCGGTGGCGGATGAGTTTCCAGGGCGCGTGCTGGTCCAGGTATTCCTTCTTGAAAATGTCGTACACGTCGGTGGCGGTGACTTCGCGGCCCGTTTCGTCGGTCACGCGCTGGATCGCGCGGCTGAACTCGATCTGCAGGCGGCGCGGCAGGACCAGTCCGTGTTCCTGTTCCAGCAGATAGGACACGCCGCCCTTGCCGGATTGGCTGTTGACGCGGATCACGGCGTCGTAGCTGCGGCCCAGATCGGCCGGATCGATGGGCAGGTAGGGCACTTCCCACGGCGCATCGGCCTGCTGGCGCGCGAAGCCCTTCTTGATGGCGTCCTGGTGCGAACCCGAAAACGCGGTGAACACGAGGTCGCCCGCGTACGGGTGGCGCGGGTGCACGGGCAACTGGTTGCAGTATTCCGCGCAACGGCGCACTTCATCGATGTCGGAGAAATCCAGGCCGGGATGCACGCCCTGGGTGTACAGGTTCAACGCCAGCGTCACCAGGTCGACGTTGCCGGTGCGTTCGCCGCTGCCGAACAGGCAGCCTTCGATGCGGTCGGCGCCCGCCATCACGGCGAATTCGGCGGCCGCCACGGCGGTACCGCGGTCGTTATGGGGATGCACGCTCAGCACGATGCTGTCGCGGCGCGCCAGGTTGCGGTGCATCCACTCGATCTGGTCCGCATACAGGTTGGGGGTGGTCGCCTCGATCGTGGCCGGCAGGTTGACGATCATCTTGTCCGTGGGCGTCGGCTGCCACACGGCCGAGACCGCGTTCACCACGTCGAGCGCGAACTCCGGCTCCGTCGTGCTGAAGACTTCCGGCGAATACTCGTAGCCCCATTTGGTTTCCGGATGGCGCGCGATGGCGGCCTTGACCATCTCCGTGCCGGTGGTGGCGATCTTCCGGATGTCGTCCTTGCTCATGTTGAAGACGATTTTGCGGAAGGCCGGCGCGACGGCGTTGTACAGGTGCACGATGGCCCGGCGGGCGCCCGCGGCCGCTTCCACGGTGCGCGCGATCAGGTCTTCGCGCGACTGGGTCAGCACGATGATGACGACGTCCTCCGGGATGCGCCCTTCATCGATCAGCTTGCGCACGAAATCGAAGTCGGTCTGCGAGGCCGACGGGAAACCGACTTCGATTTCCTTGAAGCCGATCTTCACCAGCTGTTCGAAGAACCTGAGCTTGCGCTCGATGCTCATCGGCTCGATCAGCGATTGGTTGCCGTCGCGCAGGTCCGTGCTCATCCAGATCGGCGGCTGGGTAATGCGCCGGCTGGGCCAGGTGCGTTCGGCATAGTCCTGCGCGAAGGGCGCGAAGGGGCGGTATTTCTGTGCGGGGTTGGCGAGCATCATCAGGGTTACCTCGGGGCATGTCCATGAATCCCGGTGCGCGGCGCCTGTATGGCGATGCCGCTGATTCACCTGGCCTGCCGGCGCATCGCGCGCCGCGTCGGGGCGATGAACCCGGATAGGTCTTGCCTGGCCGGGCCGGCGGGAGATTCGTGTTTTAAAAGGGAAAGACGGTGTGGCGCAACGGCTGCCGAACTGCCACGGGACGCTAGGCCCGGCAACCGATCGGTAGTTGTAGCGATAGCGCCAGCGAGCCGGCGGCGGCGATGGCCTGCCCGGCGTCCGCCACGGTCGACACCCCTGCATGCCCGCCTTGCGCGGAACGCAGGCCGCCCATCGGCGCGCCGAAGCGTCCGGTGGTTATCGCGAGGAAGGTGCGGTTAGCGGCCATGGGTGTGATGATGGGCAAGCCATAAGTCAACCACATTTCGGTGGATGATGCAATCTTGGCGTGTTCGCCGGCCCCTACTTAATGGGGCCGATGCGCGGCTCGATCGGGCCTTCGGCTTCGATACCGGCCCGCAAGGGGCGGCGGCGTTCGCCAGGCAGTTCGCGGCCGGAGGCCAGCGGGCGCTCGGCCCGCTCTGCGCGATCCGGGCGGGCGGCGCGGTCGCCGCGGTCGATCCGCCCCGGCACGCCTTGCGGAATACCCAGCATGGCCTCCTGTTCGCGTACCATGGCGATCTTGGCGATGCGTCCGTGGCGGATTTCCCACAACGTGCGTTGCAGATCGCCAACGGTAAAGGGTTCGTCGCGGCTGCCCCAGCTCCAGCGCATCACACCCAGGGCTTCATCGCCAAGCTCGGCCGCCAGGTCGGC encodes:
- a CDS encoding phosphodiesterase — its product is MLIAQLSDLHIRLPGQKAYRVVATDTFLPPAIAAINAQRPRPDVVIISGDLTDFGRPAEYAHLKGMLDELDMPYLLLPGNHDDRDTLANVFVGHPSLRGCDGYAQYVVDDYPVRIVVLDTVVPGHSHGILCERRLSWLAGRLAEQPARPTVLVMHHPPFDTGIGHMDAIGLLQGAEALARIVGRHGNIERILCGHLHRSIHRRFAGTIASTCPSPAHQVALDLRPDAPSAFMMEPPAYMLHEWRDGALVSHVAYIGPYPGPYPFHEGGELIDE
- a CDS encoding ABC transporter permease; its protein translation is MRSSAVEFRLGLSATLVVAAFLIGPVIMSMLAGLTRNAFIGVSSGLTLRWVAQVWDLYSDTVWRSLAVALATLAVCLVVGVPAAWALATHRGRLAGVFESLLTLPVAVPGLATALALIVSWGSVGGLRGSVAFIVIGHVLFTLPFMVRAAKASMALAGLATLDEAAATLGASRARRFFDIVVPNAMPGILTGALTVLTLSVGEFNLTWLLHTPLTKTLPVGLADSYASMRLEVGSAYTLVFLLMIMPLLLGLQWFAGRATANGNADPRRAPAVSPALQAREAP
- a CDS encoding carbohydrate ABC transporter permease encodes the protein MRPPRLGTVLDTAGAWLLGILWILPLLYAVWAAIHPPAYATRFDLFAPLTLENFARAWDAAPFPRYFLNTFFLVTMVLAAQLVLSTMAGYAFARFDFRGRDFVFMLVLLQLMVMPDVLIVENYRTMTWLGIRDTVFAIGLPYFASAFGIFLLRQTFKTIPRELEEAARVEGANGWQILMKVYVPLARPTYIAYGLVSVSYHWNNFLWPLIITNSVNTRPLTVGLQVFSSSDQGIDWSVITAATLLSAAPLLIAFLLFQRQFVQSFLRAGIR
- a CDS encoding ABC transporter ATP-binding protein; this translates as MAPPVAITLSQCAKTWPDGTRALYPIDLRVEGGSTLALLGPSGCGKTTLLRMMCGLEAPDAGGSIRFDDEDVTAQPPQARGVGVVFQNYALFPNMTVAGNVGYGLRVRGMASAARDVRVRQMLDLVRLGDYADRRIGQLSGGQRQRVALARALAIQPRVLLLDEPLTALDAKLREQLRVELAQLLRELAITTVIVTHDQEEAMMLGDRIAVMSEGRLEQTGTAEALYRAPATAFVGGFLGTLCRVKAATAEGFLIAGGADIAFRPHEAQLLPARDSALGARIVARFFLGASIRLEVLLDDGQGFSVVAPADSAHAVGDRVAVRLARPLAG
- a CDS encoding ABC transporter ATP-binding protein, with the translated sequence MAAIVLEQLTKRYADTAAIHDIDIVVPAGSFTVLLGPSGCGKSTTLRMIAGLDTPTSGRIVIGGDDVTHLPPARRRIAMVFQSYALFPHLTVRENILFGLKVRKEPRADYARRLARVADLLGLEKLLGRKPAQLSGGQQQRVALGRAVISEAPVCLMDEPLSNLDAQLRHDMRREIRSLQRQLGITMVYVTHDQTEAMSMADQIVLLSNGAVEQRDTPDGLYARPATEFAARFIGTPPMNLLMLDNLNGVRVLAGTGGPAVAGAPANAARLGVRPEHIRLSDQGRPAVVQGVEYFGADSIVTCAVGASAGIAVRLTGHATAAAGDAVRLDWAPQHQHFFDAKGAALRPS
- a CDS encoding ABC transporter permease, whose amino-acid sequence is MARRDGMMFAAPAAALFLAFWLLPMARLAATGFAVRDGASAYWTVITHAQYWRSLFNTAALSLAASLATLAIALPVGRFLAAHPRFAGRGALMGMLTFPLAFPGVVVGFLIILLAGRQGLASTVSRWLTGQPLVFAYGMAGLFLGYLYFSLPRTIGMVAAAASQIDPAMREAAATLGAGGWRRFADVELPALRPALAAAGAMCFATSMGAFGTVFTLGTQIDVLPVTIYNEFTNYANIPVAAALSIVLGGVTWAILYVAHSVSGERAGAGA
- the leuA gene encoding 2-isopropylmalate synthase; protein product: MMLANPAQKYRPFAPFAQDYAERTWPSRRITQPPIWMSTDLRDGNQSLIEPMSIERKLRFFEQLVKIGFKEIEVGFPSASQTDFDFVRKLIDEGRIPEDVVIIVLTQSREDLIARTVEAAAGARRAIVHLYNAVAPAFRKIVFNMSKDDIRKIATTGTEMVKAAIARHPETKWGYEYSPEVFSTTEPEFALDVVNAVSAVWQPTPTDKMIVNLPATIEATTPNLYADQIEWMHRNLARRDSIVLSVHPHNDRGTAVAAAEFAVMAGADRIEGCLFGSGERTGNVDLVTLALNLYTQGVHPGLDFSDIDEVRRCAEYCNQLPVHPRHPYAGDLVFTAFSGSHQDAIKKGFARQQADAPWEVPYLPIDPADLGRSYDAVIRVNSQSGKGGVSYLLEQEHGLVLPRRLQIEFSRAIQRVTDETGREVTATDVYDIFKKEYLDQHAPWKLIRHRITGDPAAAESKHFRVEADVEVDGQRRTITGEGNGAISAFVAALGMPARVMDYHEHAIGAGSDTRAASYIEVRVGDSATGFGVGVDRDIVTASFQAVLCAINRHVKDNAGARDTAQAEAVTA
- a CDS encoding carbohydrate ABC transporter permease encodes the protein MKAVYGWLLLLPALVLLAAFTHYPAVATLWHSFFSTPKGRRPAVFVGLDNYQAMREDPVFWQALWNNLWFALGTIPTSVALALAMALWVNRNLAGRGFLRLSYFTPTVLPMVAVANIWLFFYTPQYGLIAQVLQVFGLPGVNWLGSRETALPALMVVSVWKEAGFFMIFYLAALQGVSPSLREAAMLEGASRWQYFSRVLWPLLMPTTLFVLINALINAFRLVDHVVVMTRGGPDNASTLLLFYIFQVGFSFWDTAYAATLTVVLLAVLGLAALLKFRWLDKRTHYQ
- a CDS encoding ABC transporter substrate-binding protein, producing the protein MRRTVLKSLAAVMAGALFALPVHAQQPVDVEFYYPVAVGGPITKIIDGMVADFHKENPDINIKPVYAGTYQDSIAKVLTAMKGGQPPQLAVLLSTDMFTLIDEDAIVPIDGLVGDAAGKAWLGGFYDAFMQNSRSGGHVWGVPFQRSTIVMYYNKDLFKAAGLDPEHPPATWQELVDASVKLTRKDASGNVTQWGLEIPSGGAFAYWLFQALTTPNNAILMNEAGNQVMLDKPAVVEAAQFWRDLSAKHGAMPSGTIDWGTTPKDFLEKKAAIIWTTTGNLTNIRANATFPFGVAMMPKKVRGGSPTGGGNFYIFKSGTPAQQKAALKFAQWATSPERAAEWSIATGYVAVTPAAWETPKMKQYAQQVPAAAVARDQLAVSVAEFSTHENQRVTKVLNDALQAVLTGAKPAQQALSDAQREADRILRPYR